One Cyanobacteria bacterium QS_8_64_29 DNA segment encodes these proteins:
- a CDS encoding cob(I)yrinic acid a c-diamide adenosyltransferase (catalyzes the formation of adenosylcob(III)yrinic acid a,c-diamide from cob(I)yrinic acid a,c-diamide), with protein sequence MVAQLETPQFDASQHPAYQVEGLLHVFTGPQRQFFTSVLARSLTVAAQGTPTLVVQFFKGGIGQGRDRPMQLGQNLDWLRCDLARDISETQPEAGELQALQQLWGHAQQAIQQGQYGLVVLDELSLALQHEFIPQAEVLQLLAQRPAPIELVLTGPQMPAAILERADRVTEVRRSHQP encoded by the coding sequence ATGGTCGCCCAGCTGGAAACCCCCCAATTCGACGCTAGCCAACACCCCGCCTACCAGGTTGAGGGGCTGTTGCACGTTTTTACCGGCCCCCAACGCCAGTTTTTTACCAGCGTCCTGGCGCGCTCGCTGACGGTTGCGGCCCAAGGAACGCCAACATTGGTGGTCCAGTTTTTTAAAGGCGGCATCGGGCAGGGGCGCGATCGCCCCATGCAGCTGGGCCAGAACCTAGACTGGCTGCGCTGCGACCTCGCTCGCGACATCAGCGAAACCCAGCCCGAAGCGGGCGAACTCCAAGCCCTGCAACAGCTCTGGGGGCACGCGCAGCAAGCCATCCAGCAGGGCCAGTACGGGCTGGTGGTGCTGGATGAGCTCAGCTTGGCGCTGCAGCACGAGTTCATCCCGCAAGCGGAGGTGCTGCAGCTGCTGGCGCAGCGCCCTGCCCCCATCGAGCTCGTCCTGACCGGACCGCAGATGCCTGCTGCCATCCTCGAGCGCGCGGATCGGGTCACCGAAGTTCGCCGCTCCCACCAGCCCTAG
- a CDS encoding heavy metal-responsive transcriptional regulator, whose amino-acid sequence MATEEGSMYRIGEAARQLGLNPQTLYFYERRGLIPPPQRTRAGHRLFDEATMERLPFITRAKALGLSLSEIQQLLAQPNGEAITCRDGYRQLSAKVQQLERQIAQLQALKSELQQRMACCQHNRQGEEAETPCLAFDRPSAPSRDCSSH is encoded by the coding sequence ATGGCAACCGAGGAAGGCAGCATGTACCGCATTGGCGAAGCTGCCCGCCAGTTGGGCCTCAATCCCCAGACGCTCTACTTCTACGAGCGGCGCGGCCTAATTCCGCCGCCGCAACGCACGCGAGCGGGGCACCGCCTGTTCGACGAAGCCACAATGGAACGCCTGCCGTTCATTACCCGGGCCAAGGCGCTGGGCCTGTCCTTGAGCGAGATCCAACAGCTGCTGGCCCAGCCGAACGGCGAGGCGATCACCTGTCGCGACGGGTACCGGCAACTCAGCGCCAAGGTCCAGCAGCTCGAGCGGCAAATCGCGCAGCTGCAAGCCCTCAAATCGGAGCTGCAGCAGCGGATGGCGTGCTGCCAGCACAACCGGCAAGGTGAGGAGGCCGAGACGCCGTGCCTGGCCTTCGACCGCCCGTCCGCTCCGTCTCGCGACTGCTCGAGCCATTAG
- a CDS encoding secondary thiamine-phosphate synthase enzyme, which produces MKSQTEYLTFNIPNRVGFENITPKVENVVRQSGVREGMVLCNAMHITASVFINDDEPGLHQDFQKWLEALAPYNASAQHYAHHRTGEDNADAHLKREIMGREVVVAITEGQLDFGPWEQIFYGEFDGRRPKKMLIKVIGE; this is translated from the coding sequence ATGAAATCCCAAACCGAATACCTGACGTTCAACATCCCCAACCGCGTGGGGTTTGAGAACATTACACCCAAGGTCGAGAACGTGGTGCGGCAAAGCGGGGTGCGCGAGGGCATGGTGCTTTGCAACGCCATGCACATAACGGCTTCAGTATTTATTAACGATGACGAGCCGGGCCTCCATCAAGACTTTCAAAAGTGGCTGGAAGCGCTGGCGCCCTACAACGCTTCGGCGCAGCACTACGCCCACCACCGCACCGGCGAGGACAATGCCGACGCCCACCTCAAGCGCGAGATTATGGGCCGCGAAGTGGTGGTGGCCATCACCGAGGGCCAGCTCGACTTTGGCCCTTGGGAGCAAATTTTCTACGGCGAGTTTGACGGCCGCCGCCCCAAAAAGATGCTGATCAAAGTCATCGGGGAGTAG
- a CDS encoding ABC transporter ATP-binding protein, producing MDELLAVRDLYAGYSRDLNILQGINFSVAPGELVAAIGPNGAGKSTLAKAVFGLLHPNGGQIRYRDRNIAGLKPDRIVGLGLCYVPQRANVFPSLSVEENLEMGAFAYPRDLASRKQRAYQMFPELAQRRHQRAGTLSGGERQMLAMGRALMLDPELLLLDEPSAALSPRLADNVFEQIAAINRAGKAIVLVEQNARKALAMAHRGYVLESGRDRFEGPAQALLDDPKVGELYLGAAYGSAQA from the coding sequence ATGGACGAACTGTTGGCGGTTCGGGATCTCTACGCCGGTTACTCGCGGGATCTCAACATCCTGCAGGGTATTAACTTTAGCGTTGCCCCCGGGGAGCTGGTTGCCGCCATCGGCCCCAATGGGGCGGGCAAATCCACGCTGGCTAAGGCCGTATTTGGCTTGCTGCACCCCAATGGCGGCCAGATCCGCTACCGGGACCGCAATATTGCCGGCCTCAAGCCCGATCGCATCGTGGGGCTGGGCCTGTGCTACGTGCCCCAGCGCGCTAACGTTTTCCCTTCACTCTCAGTAGAGGAAAACCTGGAAATGGGGGCATTTGCCTACCCTCGCGATCTGGCCTCGCGCAAGCAGCGCGCCTACCAGATGTTCCCCGAGCTGGCCCAGCGCCGCCACCAGCGTGCCGGGACCCTCTCGGGCGGCGAGCGCCAAATGCTGGCCATGGGGCGCGCGCTCATGCTGGATCCGGAGCTGCTGCTGTTGGACGAGCCCTCCGCGGCTCTCTCGCCGCGGCTGGCGGACAACGTCTTCGAGCAGATTGCCGCCATCAACCGCGCCGGCAAGGCCATCGTGCTGGTGGAGCAAAACGCCCGCAAGGCGCTGGCCATGGCCCATCGGGGCTACGTGCTGGAGAGCGGGCGCGATCGCTTTGAGGGGCCGGCGCAGGCGCTGCTCGACGATCCCAAGGTGGGCGAGCTCTATCTGGGGGCAGCCTATGGGAGCGCGCAGGCTTAG
- a CDS encoding MerC domain-containing protein yields the protein MGAITAALCCLGFPAALALLSALGLGFVINDAILLPLLGVFLAITLVGLAAGTRRHGRQWPLVLGAIAAAVTFGFLFVAPAVSYLGVAGLLVAAAANIALRAQQLRHR from the coding sequence CTGGGCGCGATCACGGCCGCCCTGTGCTGCTTGGGCTTCCCAGCGGCCCTGGCGCTGCTCTCGGCGCTGGGCTTGGGATTTGTCATTAACGATGCCATCCTGCTGCCGCTGCTGGGCGTGTTTTTGGCCATTACGCTGGTTGGGTTGGCAGCCGGCACCCGCCGTCACGGCCGCCAGTGGCCGCTAGTGCTGGGGGCGATTGCGGCCGCTGTTACGTTTGGCTTTTTGTTTGTGGCGCCTGCGGTCTCCTATCTAGGTGTCGCCGGGTTGCTGGTTGCTGCGGCAGCCAACATTGCCCTGCGCGCTCAGCAGCTGCGGCACCGCTAG
- a CDS encoding arsenic resistance protein has product MRLFERLQPLAILASALLGLALARLEALAAAAAPLVTPLLVAVIYATLLPIGQQQLGRALGHRKVTLASLGLNFVWTPLLAWGLGAVFLADAPDLRLGLLLLLVTPCTDWYVVFTGIARGDVALATALLPLNAILQLALLPLYVWGLAGSLVALPPQTLLVRIALVFLLPLVLAALTRQLVPRLWGQRAWQALLPRAETGQLLALNAAVAALFAAEGEALLQQPALLLRLLPPLGLFFALNWVLGQWLGRRLQLHYPEQACLSCTTLARNSPVALVIAASAFPHRPLVAIALAIGPLIELPVLALVSQALLRQRPSQP; this is encoded by the coding sequence ATGAGGCTCTTCGAGCGGCTGCAGCCGCTGGCCATATTGGCTTCCGCCCTCCTGGGCTTAGCGCTTGCGCGCCTTGAGGCCTTGGCTGCGGCGGCTGCCCCCCTCGTCACGCCGCTGCTGGTTGCGGTTATCTACGCCACGTTGCTGCCCATCGGGCAGCAGCAGCTCGGGCGAGCCCTCGGCCACCGCAAAGTTACCCTGGCCAGCTTGGGGCTCAACTTTGTCTGGACGCCCTTGCTGGCCTGGGGCTTGGGCGCTGTTTTTTTGGCAGATGCACCCGATCTGCGCTTGGGCTTGCTCTTGCTGTTAGTAACGCCCTGCACGGACTGGTACGTGGTGTTTACCGGCATTGCCCGCGGGGATGTGGCCCTTGCCACTGCCCTGCTGCCGCTCAACGCCATCCTGCAGCTAGCGCTGCTGCCGCTTTATGTGTGGGGGCTGGCTGGCTCGCTGGTTGCCCTGCCCCCTCAGACGCTATTGGTGCGCATTGCGCTCGTTTTCTTGCTGCCGCTGGTGCTCGCTGCCCTGACCCGCCAGCTCGTCCCGCGACTTTGGGGCCAGCGCGCGTGGCAGGCGCTACTGCCGCGCGCCGAAACCGGCCAGTTGCTGGCCCTCAATGCTGCCGTTGCCGCCCTCTTTGCGGCTGAAGGCGAGGCCTTGCTGCAACAGCCAGCGTTGCTGCTGCGGCTGCTGCCACCGCTGGGGCTGTTTTTTGCCCTCAACTGGGTGCTCGGTCAGTGGCTGGGCCGCCGCTTGCAATTGCACTACCCCGAGCAGGCTTGCCTGAGCTGCACCACGCTTGCGCGCAACTCGCCCGTCGCGCTGGTGATCGCAGCTTCGGCGTTTCCGCATCGCCCCTTGGTTGCCATCGCGTTGGCGATCGGGCCGCTGATCGAGCTGCCGGTTTTGGCCCTGGTCTCGCAAGCGCTGCTGCGGCAGCGCCCCTCGCAGCCTTGA
- a CDS encoding glycosyl hydrolase yields MAQQAEKSPSQPGLLLGPGGAGWWDAERVSGPRVLHCADGWWRMWYYGRDPSFDRDINLPTGRCGMAISPDGVRWERVSGPLTLGAILEPHPDGNCFDSGHVGVSDVTVSDGLYWLWYFGGDRSWRSVGGRQAKGICMQPGCAVSSDGLHWLRLEGPYRGALLSLGEAGAFDELFCAWPQVVRAGDGSWLLYYHALHPERGFWVGLAVSPDGLRWEKVGPVLGPGEAGRFDEGGAGTRHICRMGERYVMFYEGVNASHYHAIGLATSADGRHWHKQDGDAPAGAAFAPAPTGSGRWDARAVGTPCVVPMADGSWRMYYIGASEGGTDELTSQHQIGLAVSEGHDFARWRRWGE; encoded by the coding sequence ATGGCCCAGCAAGCCGAGAAATCCCCGAGCCAACCCGGCCTGTTGTTGGGACCGGGCGGGGCCGGCTGGTGGGATGCCGAGCGCGTCTCCGGCCCGCGCGTCCTGCACTGCGCCGATGGCTGGTGGCGGATGTGGTATTACGGGCGCGACCCGAGCTTCGATCGCGACATCAACCTGCCCACCGGCCGCTGCGGTATGGCCATCTCGCCCGACGGCGTGCGCTGGGAGCGGGTGAGCGGCCCGCTAACCTTGGGGGCCATCTTGGAACCCCATCCCGATGGCAACTGCTTTGACTCGGGGCACGTGGGCGTCAGCGATGTCACCGTCAGCGACGGCCTGTACTGGCTGTGGTATTTCGGCGGCGATCGCAGCTGGCGCTCGGTCGGCGGCCGGCAAGCCAAAGGCATCTGCATGCAACCCGGTTGTGCCGTCTCGAGCGATGGCTTGCATTGGCTGCGCTTGGAAGGGCCCTACCGCGGGGCACTGCTGTCGCTCGGCGAGGCGGGCGCGTTCGATGAGCTGTTTTGTGCCTGGCCGCAGGTGGTGCGCGCTGGCGATGGCAGCTGGCTGCTTTACTACCATGCGCTCCATCCCGAGCGCGGCTTTTGGGTGGGCCTAGCTGTCTCGCCCGATGGTCTGCGCTGGGAGAAAGTGGGTCCGGTGCTAGGGCCGGGCGAGGCCGGCCGCTTTGATGAGGGTGGGGCCGGCACGCGCCACATCTGCCGCATGGGCGAGCGCTACGTCATGTTCTACGAAGGCGTCAACGCCAGCCACTATCACGCCATCGGCCTGGCCACCTCCGCCGACGGCCGCCACTGGCACAAGCAGGATGGCGACGCGCCAGCAGGCGCAGCGTTTGCCCCGGCTCCCACTGGCTCGGGGCGCTGGGATGCCCGCGCGGTAGGGACCCCCTGTGTCGTGCCCATGGCCGATGGCAGCTGGCGCATGTACTACATCGGCGCTAGTGAAGGCGGGACGGACGAGCTCACCAGCCAGCACCAGATCGGGCTGGCGGTCAGCGAGGGGCACGATTTCGCGCGCTGGCGGCGCTGGGGCGAATAG
- the merA gene encoding mercury(II) reductase has protein sequence MATSPTETIRFDLAVIGTGGAGMAAAIKGAELGCSVALIEAGTLGGTCVNVGCIPSKTLVRAAEAYERAHRPAFAGLQVHADGVDWSALMHHKDGLVEQLRQHKYRDVLAAYQDYISLWQGRARLQADGGVAIEGGPTLAAERVVVATGASPHIPAIEGIENVEVLTSTTAMELTHQPRSLLVVGGGSIGVELGQTLARLGTEVTLLQRNPYLLPGHEPALSERLAGYLRAEGLQVVAEATPVHIAQDGGDKVVTARVAGEQKTFRAEHVLMATGRAPNTQDLGLAAAGVACNADGAIAVSDTLQTSQPHVYAAGDVTDCPKLVYVAAAGGGIAAENALQGDAQSLDLAACPEVVFSDPQVATVGLTAGQARERGYSVKTATLPLSEVPRALVAGDTRGAIHLVANADSDRLLGAHVLAAEGGETIQAAALALRWGATVRDLRRTLFPYLVQVEGLKLAAQAFETDPSKLSCCAG, from the coding sequence ATGGCAACCTCCCCTACCGAGACAATCCGCTTCGATCTCGCTGTTATTGGAACGGGCGGCGCCGGCATGGCCGCCGCTATTAAAGGGGCCGAGCTGGGGTGCTCGGTGGCACTCATCGAGGCCGGCACGCTCGGGGGTACCTGCGTCAATGTCGGCTGCATTCCCTCCAAGACGCTGGTGCGGGCTGCCGAGGCTTACGAGCGCGCGCACCGGCCGGCCTTTGCCGGCCTGCAGGTGCATGCTGATGGCGTGGACTGGTCGGCCCTAATGCACCACAAAGACGGCTTGGTGGAGCAGTTGCGACAGCACAAGTACCGCGACGTGCTGGCGGCCTATCAGGATTACATCTCACTCTGGCAAGGGCGCGCCCGCCTGCAGGCAGATGGCGGGGTTGCCATCGAGGGCGGCCCCACCCTCGCTGCCGAGCGCGTCGTCGTAGCCACAGGCGCTAGTCCCCATATCCCGGCAATCGAAGGAATCGAGAATGTTGAGGTCCTCACGAGCACAACGGCAATGGAACTGACGCACCAGCCGCGATCACTGCTGGTGGTGGGCGGCGGTTCCATTGGGGTAGAGCTGGGGCAAACCTTGGCCCGCCTGGGTACCGAGGTGACGCTGCTGCAGCGCAATCCTTATCTCCTGCCGGGGCACGAGCCGGCGCTGAGCGAGCGGCTCGCGGGCTACCTGCGCGCGGAAGGGCTGCAAGTAGTGGCCGAAGCCACGCCGGTGCACATCGCGCAAGACGGCGGCGACAAGGTCGTCACGGCTCGGGTGGCGGGCGAGCAGAAAACCTTTCGCGCCGAGCACGTGCTGATGGCCACCGGGCGCGCGCCCAATACACAGGATTTGGGCCTGGCGGCAGCGGGCGTTGCCTGCAACGCGGATGGCGCCATTGCGGTGAGCGACACGCTCCAGACCAGCCAGCCGCACGTCTACGCCGCCGGTGACGTGACCGATTGCCCCAAGTTGGTCTATGTGGCGGCAGCCGGCGGCGGCATTGCCGCTGAAAATGCCCTCCAGGGTGACGCACAATCGCTGGATCTGGCGGCTTGCCCGGAGGTGGTGTTTAGCGACCCGCAGGTGGCCACAGTGGGTCTAACCGCGGGGCAGGCGCGCGAGCGGGGCTATAGCGTCAAAACGGCGACGCTGCCGCTAAGCGAGGTGCCGCGGGCGCTGGTGGCCGGCGACACGCGCGGGGCAATTCATTTAGTGGCCAATGCCGACAGTGATCGGCTGCTGGGGGCGCACGTACTGGCTGCCGAAGGCGGCGAGACGATCCAAGCCGCGGCGCTGGCCCTGCGGTGGGGCGCGACCGTGCGCGACCTGCGGCGCACCCTGTTCCCCTATCTGGTGCAGGTCGAGGGGCTAAAGCTCGCCGCGCAGGCTTTCGAGACCGACCCCAGCAAGCTCTCATGTTGTGCCGGCTAG
- a CDS encoding ferredoxin has protein sequence MPYTIVTDTCEGVADCVQACPVACIHPGPGKNAKGSDWYWIDFDTCIDCGICLQVCPVEGAIIPEERPELQRTPE, from the coding sequence TTGCCCTACACCATCGTTACCGATACCTGCGAAGGCGTTGCCGATTGCGTCCAGGCTTGCCCGGTAGCCTGCATCCACCCTGGGCCGGGTAAAAACGCCAAAGGCAGCGACTGGTACTGGATCGACTTCGATACCTGCATTGACTGCGGCATCTGCCTGCAGGTGTGCCCGGTGGAGGGCGCGATCATTCCGGAGGAGCGTCCCGAGCTGCAGCGCACGCCAGAGTGA
- a CDS encoding dCTP deaminase, with amino-acid sequence MAQKGMISPFVPSQIRHVEGAPAISYGLGSFGYDIRLSPREFRIFRHVPGTVVDPKNFNPDNLEATQLHQDERGRFFILPAHSYGLGVALEKIQVPEQVTVLCIGKSTYARCGIVANITPAEAAWRGYLTLELSNSSSADCRVYANEGIVQLMFLEGDPCATSYAARAGKYQDQPQAVTLARL; translated from the coding sequence ATGGCCCAAAAGGGCATGATCTCGCCGTTCGTGCCCAGCCAAATCCGGCACGTCGAGGGGGCACCGGCGATCTCCTACGGCTTGGGTAGCTTTGGTTACGACATCCGGCTCTCGCCGCGCGAGTTCCGCATCTTTCGGCACGTGCCCGGGACTGTGGTGGATCCCAAAAACTTCAACCCCGACAACCTAGAAGCGACCCAGCTCCACCAAGACGAGCGAGGCCGCTTTTTCATCCTGCCTGCCCACTCCTACGGCCTAGGGGTGGCGCTGGAGAAAATCCAGGTCCCCGAGCAGGTTACCGTCCTCTGCATTGGCAAAAGCACCTACGCCCGCTGCGGCATCGTTGCCAACATCACGCCTGCTGAGGCTGCCTGGCGCGGCTATCTCACCCTGGAGCTGTCGAATTCCTCTAGCGCTGACTGCCGCGTTTACGCTAACGAGGGCATCGTGCAGCTGATGTTTTTGGAAGGCGATCCCTGCGCTACCAGCTATGCCGCCCGAGCGGGCAAGTACCAGGATCAGCCCCAGGCGGTAACGCTGGCGCGCCTCTAA
- a CDS encoding sulfurtransferase — translation MTDIISRDELKAQLDHGEPLILIDTLPEQAYRKHHLPGAINIPSDDINQVAPQRLPDKNAPIVVYCANGPCKRSQRAWERLKALGYTQVWEYDEGREDWVAAGLPVESADA, via the coding sequence ATGACAGACATCATTTCCCGAGACGAGCTCAAAGCCCAGCTCGATCACGGCGAGCCCCTTATTTTAATCGACACGCTGCCAGAGCAGGCCTATCGCAAGCATCACCTGCCCGGCGCCATCAACATTCCCTCGGACGACATCAACCAGGTTGCTCCACAGCGGCTGCCTGACAAAAATGCCCCCATCGTTGTCTACTGCGCCAATGGTCCCTGCAAGCGATCACAGCGGGCTTGGGAGCGCCTTAAGGCGCTGGGCTATACCCAAGTTTGGGAGTACGACGAAGGACGCGAGGATTGGGTTGCTGCCGGCTTGCCGGTCGAGTCGGCTGACGCATGA
- a CDS encoding nuclease, giving the protein MTSRATRAAQCAAALIAACCLLGCADAQPDGGTITRVQRVVSGHTLEVLLPERQPALRARIRLIGIEAPDGRQQPWGPAARARLSKLVGGKRGERQVRLSADVTERDRFGRRLAYVWKAGTLLNQRLVEHGHALAIERAPNTRYSERLAHAQAYARILGRGIWDTAQPLRKRPGAKRARER; this is encoded by the coding sequence ATGACGAGTAGGGCCACTCGGGCAGCGCAATGCGCGGCCGCGCTCATCGCGGCGTGCTGCCTGTTGGGGTGCGCGGACGCCCAGCCCGATGGGGGAACGATCACCCGCGTTCAGCGCGTGGTTAGCGGCCACACGCTCGAGGTCCTGCTGCCCGAGCGCCAACCAGCGCTGCGGGCGCGCATCCGCCTGATCGGCATTGAGGCCCCCGATGGGCGCCAGCAGCCCTGGGGCCCGGCCGCGCGAGCGCGCCTGAGCAAGCTGGTCGGGGGCAAGCGCGGCGAGCGGCAAGTGCGCTTGAGCGCCGATGTCACCGAGCGTGATCGCTTCGGGCGTCGCCTGGCCTACGTCTGGAAGGCAGGAACCCTGCTCAACCAGCGGCTGGTCGAGCATGGGCACGCCCTGGCCATCGAGCGCGCACCCAACACGCGCTACAGCGAGCGCCTCGCCCATGCCCAAGCCTACGCGCGCATCCTGGGGCGCGGCATTTGGGATACGGCGCAGCCGCTGCGCAAGCGCCCGGGCGCGAAACGCGCCCGAGAGCGGTAG
- a CDS encoding inositol monophosphatase produces the protein MTADVLAQRRIYLDVATEAALEAGTVLLQHWGDLAEVSEKGRVGDLVTSADRVSERTILQVLQRHVPDHAIQAEESSPEGNPDSACQWVIDPLDGTTNFAHQYPLCAVSIALLVEGTPQVGVVYNPIFGELFRAARGWGVTRNRHPIAPSRTSTLADSLLVSGFAYDFRNTADNNCAEFCHLLHLTRGVRRSGAASLDLASVACGRFDGYWERGLSPWDMAAGIVLVEEAGGRTSAYDGSPLQLESGRILASNGVLHGELSSALLAAPR, from the coding sequence ATGACCGCCGATGTCCTGGCGCAACGCCGGATTTATCTGGACGTTGCCACCGAAGCAGCCCTAGAAGCCGGGACCGTCTTGCTGCAGCATTGGGGCGATTTGGCCGAGGTGAGCGAGAAAGGGCGCGTGGGGGATTTGGTCACCAGCGCCGATCGCGTCTCAGAGCGCACCATCTTGCAAGTGCTGCAGCGTCACGTGCCGGACCACGCCATCCAGGCCGAGGAATCTTCCCCGGAGGGCAACCCGGACAGTGCCTGCCAGTGGGTGATCGACCCGCTCGATGGCACCACCAACTTTGCCCACCAGTACCCGCTGTGCGCTGTCTCCATTGCCTTGCTGGTGGAGGGCACGCCGCAGGTGGGGGTGGTCTACAACCCCATATTCGGGGAGCTGTTTCGCGCTGCCCGCGGCTGGGGCGTTACCCGGAACCGCCACCCCATCGCTCCCTCCCGTACGAGCACGCTAGCCGACAGCCTGCTGGTTAGCGGCTTTGCCTACGACTTTCGCAACACGGCCGATAACAACTGCGCCGAGTTCTGCCACCTGCTGCACTTGACCCGGGGCGTACGCCGCAGCGGTGCCGCATCCCTGGATTTGGCTAGCGTTGCTTGCGGCCGCTTTGACGGCTACTGGGAGCGCGGCCTCTCGCCCTGGGACATGGCTGCCGGCATCGTTTTGGTGGAGGAAGCAGGCGGCCGCACTAGCGCCTACGACGGCAGCCCGCTGCAGCTGGAATCGGGGCGGATCTTGGCTAGCAACGGCGTCCTGCACGGCGAGCTCAGCAGCGCCCTGCTGGCCGCCCCCCGCTAA
- a CDS encoding ATP phosphoribosyltransferase regulatory subunit — MTLYQAPTGTRDWLPLEVAQKSWIAERLQQVFQQWGYQPIVTSTIEGLDALMAGGAIQRSSVLQLQETEEGTLGLRPELTASIARTAATRMAGHPYPQRLYYHANVFRRSRGHHGRQIEFYQAGVELLGAGSTLADAEILLLLADCLERLDLPQWHLIVGEASLTRSLLAPFPPELQQQVRYSIAHLDRVALQALPLSPALRDRALQLFDLRGEPEAVLQQLADLELDAATQQTVSHLQSLVALLRRSCAQPLPLTLDLSLLQTMDYYTGIVFDAVNATETDIRSFGQGGRYDRLLELYQPQGQGAPGIGFALNLEDLHACLLAADQLPRQTAASDWLVIPQAAGAEAAALNYAHGLRQRLGSARVELDLGERSPQAIRAYARACAIAQLAWVSADGSAQIETL; from the coding sequence ATGACCCTGTACCAAGCCCCCACCGGAACGCGAGATTGGCTGCCGCTGGAGGTAGCCCAAAAAAGCTGGATTGCCGAGCGCTTGCAACAGGTGTTCCAGCAGTGGGGCTACCAGCCCATTGTGACCTCCACCATTGAAGGGCTGGACGCGCTCATGGCCGGTGGCGCCATCCAGCGCTCGAGCGTGCTGCAGCTGCAGGAAACCGAGGAAGGCACCCTAGGCTTGCGCCCGGAGCTGACGGCTTCCATTGCCCGGACAGCCGCCACCCGCATGGCCGGGCATCCCTACCCGCAGCGGCTGTACTACCACGCCAACGTCTTTCGCCGCTCGCGGGGCCACCACGGCCGCCAGATCGAGTTTTACCAAGCGGGGGTGGAGCTGCTGGGGGCAGGCAGCACCCTGGCCGATGCCGAAATCCTGCTGCTGCTGGCTGACTGCCTGGAGCGGCTGGATCTGCCGCAGTGGCATTTGATCGTGGGCGAAGCCAGCCTGACGCGATCGCTGCTGGCGCCATTCCCGCCTGAGCTGCAGCAGCAGGTGCGCTACAGCATTGCCCACCTGGATCGCGTGGCGCTGCAAGCGCTGCCGCTGTCGCCGGCGCTGCGCGATCGGGCACTGCAGCTGTTCGATTTGCGCGGCGAGCCCGAGGCGGTGCTGCAGCAGCTGGCCGACCTGGAGCTCGATGCCGCCACCCAGCAGACCGTCAGCCACCTCCAATCCCTCGTTGCCCTGCTGCGGCGCAGCTGCGCGCAACCGCTGCCGCTGACGCTGGATTTGAGCCTGCTGCAGACCATGGATTACTACACCGGCATCGTCTTCGATGCCGTCAATGCCACCGAGACCGACATCCGCAGCTTCGGGCAGGGCGGTCGCTACGACCGCTTGCTAGAGCTCTATCAGCCGCAGGGGCAAGGCGCGCCCGGAATTGGGTTTGCCCTCAACTTGGAAGACCTGCACGCTTGCTTGCTGGCGGCCGATCAGCTCCCGCGCCAGACCGCCGCTAGCGACTGGCTGGTCATCCCGCAGGCGGCTGGGGCTGAGGCAGCCGCGCTCAACTACGCGCACGGACTGCGTCAGCGCTTGGGATCGGCGCGCGTGGAGCTGGATCTGGGCGAGCGCTCGCCCCAAGCCATCCGCGCTTACGCTCGGGCCTGCGCGATCGCGCAGCTGGCTTGGGTCAGCGCCGATGGCAGCGCCCAAATTGAGACCCTGTAG
- a CDS encoding ribonuclease PH: MAWQRPDGRSAVQLRPIRFQRDFTRFAEGSVLTECGQTVVLCTVSSQAGVPTFLRDTGSGWLTAEYRMLPGSTPDRQRREGMRLSGRTQEIQRLIGRSLRAALDLSALGERTLTVDADVLQADAGTRTTAITGGFVALVIALERLLQRGELAQSPLQTAIAAVSVGMVEGELLLDLDYTEDNQAEVDLNLVMDGELNFIEVQGTAESGSYSRAQLDRMLDVGERGIRELLVAQREVLPAGVFPEDATPR, encoded by the coding sequence ATGGCTTGGCAACGTCCCGACGGACGCAGCGCCGTGCAGCTGCGCCCCATTCGCTTCCAGCGCGATTTTACCCGCTTTGCCGAAGGCTCGGTGCTGACCGAGTGCGGCCAGACCGTAGTGCTGTGCACGGTCAGCTCGCAAGCGGGCGTGCCGACGTTTTTGCGCGATACAGGTAGCGGTTGGCTCACGGCCGAGTACCGCATGCTGCCCGGCTCCACCCCGGACCGGCAGCGGCGCGAGGGCATGCGGCTCTCGGGTCGGACCCAGGAGATCCAGCGCCTGATCGGGCGCAGCTTGCGCGCGGCGCTCGATCTGAGCGCTTTGGGCGAGCGAACGCTGACAGTGGATGCTGACGTGCTGCAAGCCGATGCCGGGACGCGCACGACCGCCATTACCGGCGGTTTCGTGGCGCTGGTGATCGCGCTCGAGCGCCTGTTGCAGCGTGGCGAGCTGGCGCAGTCGCCGCTGCAGACGGCGATTGCGGCCGTGTCAGTGGGAATGGTGGAGGGCGAACTGCTGCTCGATCTCGACTACACCGAGGATAACCAGGCCGAGGTGGACCTCAACCTGGTCATGGACGGCGAGCTCAACTTCATTGAGGTACAAGGCACGGCCGAATCGGGCAGTTACAGCCGTGCCCAGCTCGATCGAATGTTGGATGTGGGCGAGCGCGGCATCCGCGAGTTGCTGGTTGCCCAGCGCGAGGTCCTGCCGGCTGGGGTCTTTCCAGAGGACGCTACTCCCCGATGA